One window of the Fuerstiella sp. genome contains the following:
- the holB gene encoding DNA polymerase III subunit delta', with translation MFQHSIAQGRLAHACIFAGPPGTGKREFARLLAMSVFCRNHLFEELQVCGECHACRSFSAGTWPDFHEVGLLSGKREILIGQVAGEGEKRGREGLCCDLSMKPQLSDRRVAVINDAHRMTDEAANALLKTLEEPPVQALILLVTDNPETLLPTIRSRCQQVRFFPLSDSDTGSILLQNELVDTKETADAVSRLCEGSVETAQQLLNDDLRKLRDIIAQEMQMLETMNSLTITNAVMDTIEQISGNAGEQRQNAQWLLKFVSDALRERLRTLVSGDLTDQLTQRLGAKHGVDLLTSMLERTVTASSQIDGMVPVSLAVSALFDDLAQTLRSAMKGR, from the coding sequence ATGTTCCAGCATTCGATTGCGCAGGGTCGGCTGGCTCATGCGTGCATCTTTGCGGGGCCTCCTGGTACCGGTAAACGCGAGTTTGCCCGGTTGCTGGCTATGTCCGTTTTCTGTCGCAACCACCTATTTGAGGAACTCCAGGTCTGCGGAGAATGTCATGCCTGCCGGTCATTCAGTGCCGGCACCTGGCCCGATTTTCATGAAGTCGGACTGCTCAGTGGAAAACGTGAGATCCTGATCGGCCAGGTGGCGGGTGAAGGAGAAAAACGCGGACGCGAAGGGCTGTGCTGTGACCTGTCGATGAAGCCCCAGTTGTCTGACCGACGGGTGGCAGTGATCAATGACGCTCATCGAATGACTGACGAAGCTGCCAACGCTCTCCTCAAAACACTTGAAGAACCACCGGTCCAGGCACTGATCCTGCTGGTCACGGACAATCCGGAAACACTGCTGCCCACAATTCGTTCACGCTGCCAGCAGGTTAGATTTTTTCCCTTGAGTGATTCTGATACCGGCTCGATTCTTCTGCAAAATGAACTCGTCGATACCAAAGAAACCGCCGATGCCGTCTCCAGACTCTGCGAAGGAAGTGTGGAAACAGCTCAACAGTTGCTGAATGACGATTTACGAAAGCTGCGTGATATCATCGCTCAGGAAATGCAGATGCTGGAAACGATGAATTCACTCACCATAACAAATGCAGTCATGGACACGATTGAACAGATTTCCGGTAACGCCGGCGAACAGCGACAAAACGCTCAATGGCTTCTGAAGTTCGTCTCGGATGCATTACGTGAACGGCTAAGGACACTCGTTTCCGGCGACCTGACAGACCAGCTGACTCAGCGACTGGGGGCAAAGCATGGGGTCGATTTACTGACTTCAATGCTCGAAAGGACAGTCACTGCATCCAGCCAGATTGATGGAATGGTCCCGGTCAGTCTGGCGGTCAGCGCATTATTCGACGATCTGGCTCAGACACTGCGTTCCGCCATGAAGGGCAGATAG
- the trpE gene encoding anthranilate synthase component I: MSVTHHPPHDAFAKYAQQGRLVPVFRQLTSDSLTPVTAWQRLSEGKWSFLFESVVGGEKIGRYSFVGSDPFLTVSAWGQDVQIRRKDGTLEEWKSDDPLSELDRLLAEFSCVHVPGLPRFSGGAVGFASYDVVRYTEHLPDVPEDDRELPDLCFSLYDSMVVFDHISKTVLAVALADTQGTPLQEARDDAERRLQKLCHRLSHDPGGIPLNDIDLTVEPEIASVSNFSQPEFETAVESCREYIRAGDVFQVVIGQRLTRESQAAPIDVYRALRMVNPSPFMFLLQTPDVHLVGSSPEIMVRVEDGETTIRPLAGTRRRGRTSQEDRQLAEELLADPKERAEHVMLIDLARNDVGRVAEFGTVELADVMVVERYSHVMHITSSVTGRLKPGMTAIEALRAGLPAGTVSGAPKVRAMEIIDEIEPHKRGPYAGAVGYIDFTGNMDTCIALRTLVIRNGVIYVQAGAGIVADSVPELEYKETLNKARALLKAIHVAESQLSDS, encoded by the coding sequence ATGTCCGTTACCCACCATCCACCGCATGACGCTTTCGCCAAGTATGCTCAGCAGGGCCGGCTTGTGCCCGTCTTTCGTCAATTGACTTCCGATTCCCTGACACCGGTGACCGCCTGGCAACGATTGAGCGAAGGAAAGTGGTCTTTCCTGTTTGAAAGTGTGGTGGGTGGAGAAAAAATCGGTCGTTACAGTTTTGTTGGCAGCGACCCCTTTCTGACAGTGTCCGCCTGGGGCCAGGACGTGCAGATTCGGCGCAAAGACGGCACACTTGAAGAATGGAAAAGTGATGATCCGCTGAGTGAACTTGACCGGCTGCTGGCGGAATTTTCCTGCGTCCACGTTCCTGGCCTGCCGCGATTCTCAGGAGGGGCTGTCGGATTCGCCAGCTACGATGTTGTACGTTATACGGAGCACCTGCCTGATGTTCCCGAAGATGATCGAGAACTGCCGGACCTCTGTTTTTCTCTGTACGACAGCATGGTTGTCTTCGATCACATCAGCAAAACGGTCCTCGCCGTTGCTCTTGCCGATACCCAGGGAACCCCACTTCAGGAAGCTCGTGATGATGCAGAACGCAGGCTGCAGAAGTTGTGCCATCGCCTGAGTCACGATCCCGGCGGAATACCGCTCAACGACATCGACCTGACCGTCGAACCGGAAATTGCGTCCGTATCGAATTTTTCACAACCCGAGTTCGAGACGGCCGTGGAATCGTGCCGGGAATATATTCGGGCGGGTGACGTATTTCAGGTGGTGATCGGTCAGCGTCTTACTCGTGAGAGCCAGGCCGCTCCCATCGACGTTTATCGTGCTTTGCGCATGGTGAATCCAAGCCCGTTCATGTTTCTGCTGCAGACACCGGACGTCCATCTGGTTGGTAGTTCACCGGAGATCATGGTTCGCGTCGAAGACGGAGAAACGACAATCCGCCCGCTGGCCGGCACACGTCGCCGGGGACGCACCAGTCAGGAAGATCGGCAACTTGCCGAAGAACTGCTTGCAGATCCCAAAGAACGAGCCGAACATGTCATGCTGATTGACCTGGCGCGCAACGACGTGGGGCGAGTCGCGGAATTCGGTACGGTGGAACTTGCTGACGTCATGGTGGTCGAACGCTACAGTCATGTGATGCATATTACATCCAGCGTCACAGGACGATTGAAGCCCGGCATGACGGCCATTGAGGCACTGCGAGCCGGTTTGCCGGCCGGCACTGTTTCCGGAGCTCCTAAAGTTCGGGCAATGGAAATTATCGATGAAATTGAACCTCACAAACGAGGTCCGTATGCGGGCGCCGTGGGCTATATTGATTTCACGGGAAATATGGATACCTGCATCGCACTTCGAACTCTGGTGATCCGGAACGGTGTCATTTACGTGCAGGCAGGTGCCGGTATCGTCGCCGACAGTGTCCCCGAACTCGAATACAAAGAAACACTGAACAAAGCCCGGGCTTTGCTCAAAGCGATTCATGTCGCTGAATCTCAGCTTTCAGACTCCTGA
- a CDS encoding SDR family oxidoreductase yields the protein MISIFPGCGWNRTTFRATMDFLQLEGKDVLVLGVANRKSVAWKTAQLLIEAGARVIFSVRSNDRADTVRKLAPDSPVFVCDVENQEEIDRLRDSVAGVASKLHGIVHSVAFADYSLGWLPFHETPRAAFLQAIDISCFSLTAVVNALKDQLDPKCGSVVTISISTTRMAAENYGYMAPVKAALDSSVCFLAKSFSKFSSIRFNAVCPGLLKTSASAGIPGYADSYLFAEQATLRKQGVQTDEVASAVVFLLSPRSSAINSQGIVLDAGMSTNYFDDEIIGRSDN from the coding sequence GTGATTTCAATCTTTCCTGGCTGCGGCTGGAACAGGACTACATTCAGGGCGACGATGGACTTTCTGCAACTTGAAGGCAAAGACGTCCTCGTGCTTGGTGTTGCCAATCGCAAGAGTGTGGCATGGAAAACAGCGCAACTGCTGATAGAGGCGGGTGCAAGGGTGATCTTCAGTGTGCGTTCGAACGATCGAGCCGACACTGTCCGGAAACTTGCTCCGGACTCACCCGTTTTTGTGTGTGATGTGGAGAACCAGGAAGAAATAGACCGTCTGCGCGACAGCGTTGCCGGGGTCGCATCGAAACTACACGGGATCGTGCACTCCGTCGCGTTTGCTGATTATTCTTTAGGGTGGTTACCGTTTCATGAAACTCCTCGGGCAGCTTTTTTACAGGCAATTGACATTTCCTGCTTTTCGTTGACGGCCGTGGTCAATGCCCTGAAAGATCAATTGGATCCGAAGTGCGGCAGCGTGGTGACGATTTCGATTTCTACGACACGAATGGCGGCCGAAAATTATGGTTATATGGCGCCGGTCAAGGCGGCTTTGGATTCCTCTGTCTGTTTCCTGGCGAAATCATTTTCGAAATTTTCTTCGATTCGATTCAATGCTGTGTGTCCAGGTCTTTTGAAAACATCAGCGTCAGCAGGGATCCCTGGATATGCCGACAGTTACCTGTTTGCTGAACAGGCGACCCTGCGAAAACAGGGGGTGCAGACCGACGAAGTGGCCTCTGCTGTGGTGTTTCTGCTCAGTCCTCGTTCCTCGGCAATCAATTCTCAGGGCATCGTACTGGACGCCGGTATGTCCACGAATTATTTCGACGACGAAATTATTGGTCGCAGTGACAACTGA